One Triticum dicoccoides isolate Atlit2015 ecotype Zavitan chromosome 5B, WEW_v2.0, whole genome shotgun sequence genomic window carries:
- the LOC119310245 gene encoding histone H2A, with the protein MDATATGAKGKKGAAGRKAGGPRKKSVTRSVKAGLQFPVGRIGRYLKKGRYAQRVGTGAPVYLAAVLEYLAAELLELAGNAAKDNKKSRIIPRHLLLAVRNDEELGKLLAGVTIAHGGVIPNINPVLLPKKTAEKEGKAPKSPKKAAKSPKKAATPKKA; encoded by the coding sequence ATGGACGCCACGGCCACCGGCGCCAAGGGGAAGAAGGGCGCGGCCGGGCGCAAGGCCGGCGGCCCCAGGAAGAAGTCGGTGACGCGGTCCGTGAAGGCCGGGCTCCAGTTCCCCGTCGGCCGCATCGGGCGCTACCTCAAGAAGGGCCGCTACGCCCAGCGCGTCGGCACCGGCGCCCCCGTCTACCTCGCCGCCGTCCTCGAGTACCTCGCCGCCGAGCTGCTGGAGCTCGCCGGGAACGCCGCGAAGGACAACAAGAAGAGCCGCATCATCCCCCGCCACCTGCTGCTCGCCGTCAGGAACGACGAGGAGCTCGGCAAGCTGCTGGCCGGCGTCACCATCGCGCACGGCGGCGTGATCCCCAATATCAACCCGGTGCTTCTCCCCAAGAAGACGGCGGAGAAGGAGGGCAAGGCGCCCAAGTCCCCCAAGAAGGCCGCCAAGTCGCCCAAGAAGGCCGCCACCCCGAAGAAGGCTTAA